The following proteins come from a genomic window of Oncorhynchus masou masou isolate Uvic2021 chromosome 25, UVic_Omas_1.1, whole genome shotgun sequence:
- the LOC135513986 gene encoding chronophin-like: MGGARALGFKGCLKIGGSQIRNLLNAKKFFLFDCDGVIWHGEEAITGAPKVVSSLIKHGKNVFFVTNNCTRPRKNYVNKFYRLGFTDVMQEQIFSSSYCSALYLRDVAKVQGKVFVVGGEGVRNELLQAGISFVGDEDAPDGTIFNCALASDVKAVLVGHDDKFTFLKLAKASCYLRDPECLFLATDVDPWQLQDGRILPGSGCLTAALEVATGRKAMVIGKPSPFMFECISSQFRVDPAQCLMVGDRLETDMLFGANCGLDTMLTLTGISQMKTAQEYRDSDHSTNQSFVPDYVVDTIADFLPAFED; the protein is encoded by the exons ATGGGCGGCGCACGCGCCCTCGGCTTCAAGGGATGTCTGAAGATTGGAGGCTCTCAAATAAGAAATCTGCTTAATGCAAAAAAATTCTTCCTTTTCGATTGCGATGGCGTGATATGGCACGGAGAAGAGGCAATAACTGGTGCCCCTAAGGTGGTGAGTTCTTTGATTAAACACGGCAAAAACGTGTTTTTCGTTACAAACAATTGCACTAGGCCACGTAAGAATTACGTGAACAAGTTCTACCGTCTGGGCTTTACTGATGTTATGCAAGAGCAGATATTCAGCTCCTCGTATTGTTCGGCGCTTTACCTGAGAGATGTCGCTAAGGTGCAAGGTAAGGTGTTTGTCGTCGGCGGAGAGGGAGTGCGTAATGAACTGTTACAGGCTGGCATTTCTTTCGTTGGTGACGAAGACGCGCCTGACGGCACTATATTTAACTGCGCATTGGCCTCGGATGTCAAAGCGGTCCTCGTTGGACACGATGACAAGTTTACCTTCCTTAAATTGGCCAAAGCCTCCTGCTATTTGCGGGATCCAGAGTGTCTGTTTTTGGCCACCGATGTGGACCCCTGGCAGCTGCAAGATGGAAGGATATTGCCAG gttctGGGTGTCTGACAGCAGCGCTGGAAGTGGCCACAGGTCGGAAGGCTATGGTGATAGGCAAGCCCAGTCCCTTCATGTTTGAGTGCATCTCCAGCCAGTTCAGAGTTGACCCAGCCCAGTGCCTGATGGTGGGTGACCGCTTGGAGACAGACATGCTGTTTGGGGCCAACTGTGGCCTGGATACCATGCTTACACTCACAGGGATCTCTCAGATGAAGACAGCCCAGGAGTACAGAGACAGTGATCACTCCACAAATCAGAGCTTTGTACCGGACTATGTAGTGGATACCATTGCTGACTTCTTACCTGCTTTTGAGGACTGA
- the mier3b gene encoding mesoderm induction early response protein 3: MAEASFGSSSPVGSLSSEDHDFDPSAEMLVHEYDDERTLEEEESFEGEKNFNSEIADLEKEGNMPLEELLAIYRYEASVSTAAGSSMDSSSVELTDELPDMTLDKEEIAKDLLSGDYEEETQSSADDLTPSVTSHEATDFFPRTLRSNTIYDGDKESECEEDGPSPEDSRKEIMVGSQHQADVPTHLCHYGVDEKVYEDDDQLLWTPDVLSESKVRDFLCEELSWATDERTRSDTAGAHVKDNEQALYELVKCNYNTHKALERYCSNVKSSKEESPPWSEDECRNFEHALQIYDKNFHLIQKHKVKTRTVAECVAFYYMWKKSERFDFFVQQNRFGKKKYSSYPGVTDLMDRLVDEAEGLAVDSSSSVCSGGGGVRMEPTTEQQLSLLNSITASDLTALSNSVATVCSPAEVSCLDSYSFPPLESLHRGSLAHDEPLGFPSNGGDPNCLNMLDAGFYHSDLGQLGGVCGAKECERPSKRLKLALPDSFINDASVGNLGVDFEGRRKMTHHRITGTKMAVSVTDFGSLAGSPTDLWEHTHGITHSTARRSSQCDDPPPRPQSSTFKTTLPCVHKTHSLEN; the protein is encoded by the exons ATGGCGGAG GCTTCCTTCGGGAGTTCGAGCCCAG TTGGCTCTTTGTCGTCGGAAGATCATGACTTCGATCCCTCAGCCGAGATGCTAGTTCATGAATATGACGATGAGAGGACTTTGGAGGAGGAAGAGTCATTTGAGGGCGAGAAAAACTTCAACTCAGAGATAGCCGATCTAGAGAAG GAAGGGAACATGCCCTTGGAGGAACTGCTGGCCATCTACCGCTACGAGGCGTCTGTCAGTACGGCTGCAGGATCCAGCATGGACAGCTCTTCTGTGGAGCTGACGGATGAACTGCCAGACATGACTTTGGACAAG GAGGAGATTGCTAAAGACCTTCTATCAGGAGACTATGAGGAGGAGACCCAGTCATCCGCTGATGACCTTACTCCTTCAGTCACTTCTCACGAGGCCACTGACTTCTTCCCCAGAACACTCAGAT CTAACACTATCTACGACGGTGATAAGGAGTCGGAGTGTGAGGAGGATGGGCCAAGCCCCGAGGACTCCAGAAAG GAAATAATGGTGGGATCGCAGCACCAAGCAGATGTCCCCACTCACCTCTGTCACTATGGTGTTGATGAGAAGG TATACGAAGATGATGACCAGTTGCTATGGACCCCGGACGTGTTGTCAGAGAGTAAGGTCAGGGACTTCCTGTGTGAGGAGTTGTCATGGGCAACTGACGAGAGGACAAGAAGTGACACGGCAGGAGCTCATGTGAAAGACAATGAGCAG GCTCTGTATGAGCTTGTGAAATGCAACTACAATACCCACAAAGCATTGGAGCGGTATTGCAGTAATGTGAAATCCTCAAAGG AGGAATCCCCACCGTGGTCTGAAGATGAATGCAGAAACTTTGAACATGCTCTACAGATATACGATAAGAATTTTCACCTCATACAGAAACACAAG GTGAAGACACGGACGGTAGCTGAATGTGTGGCCTTTTACTACATGTGGAAGAAGTCGGAGCGCTTTGATTTCTTCGTCCAGCAGAACCGCTTTGGCAAAAAGAAGTATAGCAGCTATCCTGGCGTAAC GGACCTGATGGACCGGCTGGTGGACGAGGCGGAGGGCCTGGCAGTAGACAGCTCCTCCTCTGTTTGCTCAGGTGGAGGGGGGGTGAGGATGGAGCCCACCACAGAGCAGCAGCTCAGCCTGCTCAACTCCATCACTGCCAGCGACCTCACAG CCCTGAGTAACAGCGTGGCCACAGTGTGCAGCCCAGCGGAGGTGAGCTGCCTGGACTCGTACAGTTTcccccctctggagagccttcacCGGGGGTCCCTAGCCCACGACGAGCCCCTGGGCTTTCCATCCAACGGAGGGGATCCCAACTGTCTCAACATGCTGGATGCTGGCTTCTACCACTCGGACCTGGGCCAGCTGGGTGGGGTGTGCGGGGCCAAGGAATGTGAGCGGCCCTCTAAGAGGCTCAAGTTGGCACTGCCCGACTCCTTCATCAACGATGCTTCTGTGGGAAACCTCGGAGTGGACTTTGAGGGGCGACGGAAAATGACACACCACCGTATCACTGGGACCAAGATGGCAGTGTCCGTCACAGACTTTGGGAGTTTGGCGGGGAGCCCAACAGACTTATGGGAGCACACACACGGCATCACGCACAGCACAGCACGGCGCTCCAGTCAGTGTGACGACCCGCCGCCCCGCCCCCAGAGTTCCACCTTTAAAACCACCCTCCCATGTGTACATAAGACTCACTCACTGGAGAATTAG